From Chryseobacterium sp. IHB B 17019, one genomic window encodes:
- the cysS gene encoding cysteine--tRNA ligase: MQLKIYNSLTGEKEIFKPILDGNVGMYVCGPTVYSNVHLGNVRTFLSFDFIYRSLMHLGYKVRYVRNITDAGHLTDDGDVNNDRFVKQTRLEKLEPMEIVQKYTVDFHKVLEMFNFLPPNIEPTATGHIVEQIELTQKLIEKGFAYESNGSVYFDVLEYNRRGLNYGELSKRNIEELFANTRDLDGQGEKKNPQDFALWKKASPAHIMRWNSPWGEGFPGWHLECTAMSTKYLGETFDIHGGGMDLKFPHHECEIAQGKACNDAAPVNYWMHANMLTMNSQRMSKSTGNYILPMQLVTGENDFFEKSFHPSIVRFCFLQAHYRSVLDISNDAMIASEKGFIRLMEAVKVLNSITPNDEKQSAFSLEEWKNKAYDALTDDFNSPVLIAHLFEAVKYIFALNDGKETISTKDLEELKSTLNALIFDVLGLQTIEENNNEKLDQTLKVLIELRNQARKSKNFELSDQIRDKLLAEGIELKDGRDGTTYVLN, translated from the coding sequence ATGCAATTAAAAATATACAACTCTCTTACAGGAGAAAAAGAAATATTTAAACCAATTTTAGACGGAAATGTTGGAATGTACGTTTGTGGACCTACCGTTTACAGCAATGTGCATTTGGGAAATGTGAGAACTTTCCTTTCCTTCGACTTCATTTACAGAAGCCTTATGCATCTGGGTTACAAGGTAAGATATGTAAGAAATATCACCGATGCAGGCCATCTTACCGACGATGGAGACGTTAATAACGACCGATTTGTAAAGCAAACACGTTTGGAAAAACTGGAACCCATGGAAATCGTACAAAAATATACGGTTGATTTTCATAAAGTCCTGGAAATGTTCAACTTTTTGCCACCTAATATTGAACCGACGGCAACAGGCCATATCGTTGAGCAAATCGAATTAACCCAAAAGTTAATTGAAAAAGGTTTCGCTTACGAAAGCAATGGTTCTGTATATTTCGACGTGTTGGAATACAACAGAAGAGGTTTAAATTATGGTGAACTTTCAAAAAGAAATATCGAAGAACTTTTTGCAAACACGCGTGATCTTGACGGACAGGGTGAAAAGAAAAACCCACAGGATTTTGCCCTTTGGAAAAAAGCGTCTCCGGCTCACATCATGAGATGGAATTCGCCATGGGGAGAAGGTTTCCCGGGATGGCATCTTGAGTGTACTGCAATGAGTACTAAATATTTAGGTGAAACTTTTGATATTCACGGAGGCGGAATGGATCTGAAATTCCCACACCACGAATGTGAAATTGCCCAGGGAAAAGCTTGCAATGATGCTGCTCCGGTAAATTACTGGATGCATGCTAATATGTTGACAATGAATTCTCAACGGATGAGTAAATCAACAGGGAATTACATTTTACCGATGCAGTTGGTTACCGGTGAAAATGATTTCTTTGAAAAATCTTTCCATCCGTCGATTGTACGTTTCTGCTTTTTGCAGGCGCATTACAGAAGTGTTTTGGATATCTCCAATGATGCGATGATTGCCAGTGAAAAAGGTTTCATCAGATTAATGGAAGCTGTTAAAGTATTAAACTCAATCACTCCGAATGATGAAAAACAATCAGCTTTCAGTCTTGAAGAATGGAAGAATAAAGCTTATGATGCTTTAACGGATGATTTTAATTCGCCAGTTTTAATTGCTCATTTATTTGAAGCCGTAAAATATATTTTTGCTTTAAATGATGGTAAAGAAACGATCTCGACTAAAGATTTAGAGGAATTAAAATCTACTTTAAATGCTTTGATTTTTGATGTGTTGGGATTACAGACGATTGAGGAAAATAACAATGAAAAACTGGACCAGACCTTAAAAGTTTTAATTGAGTTAAGAAACCAGGCAAGAAAATCGAAAAACTTTGAACTTTCAGATCAAATTCGAGACAAACTCCTTGCAGAAGGCATTGAATTGAAAGATGGACGAGACGGAACAACTTATGTTTTGAATTAG
- the folE gene encoding GTP cyclohydrolase I FolE, whose amino-acid sequence MVDFTDNDDDIFTGKEHTPVREDAFDKSPEEKIEKITELFGEIMHTLGMDMTDDSLKDSPRRVAKMYVNEIFGGLLPENKPGISTFSNKYKYSQMLVEKDITVYSFCEHHFLPIIGRAHVAYISNGEVIGLSKINRIVDYYAKRPQVQERLTMQIVNALKEALGTKNVACIIDAKHLCVNCRGIKDTASSTITAELSGIFKTNPITRQEFLHYVGSHAKLD is encoded by the coding sequence ATGGTTGATTTTACTGATAACGACGATGATATTTTCACTGGAAAAGAACATACGCCTGTACGGGAAGATGCTTTTGATAAATCACCAGAAGAAAAAATAGAAAAAATAACGGAGCTTTTCGGGGAAATTATGCATACTTTGGGTATGGATATGACGGATGATTCTCTGAAAGATTCTCCAAGAAGAGTGGCAAAAATGTACGTTAACGAAATTTTCGGAGGACTTTTGCCAGAAAATAAGCCGGGAATTTCTACATTTTCCAATAAATATAAATACAGCCAGATGTTGGTGGAAAAAGACATCACGGTGTATTCTTTTTGTGAACATCATTTTTTGCCGATCATCGGCAGAGCACACGTTGCTTATATCTCAAACGGTGAAGTTATCGGGCTTTCGAAAATTAACAGGATTGTAGATTATTACGCCAAAAGGCCACAGGTACAGGAAAGACTGACGATGCAGATTGTAAATGCTTTGAAAGAAGCTTTGGGGACCAAGAATGTAGCCTGCATTATTGACGCGAAGCATCTTTGTGTTAATTGCAGGGGAATTAAAGACACGGCAAGTTCCACCATTACGGCAGAACTGAGCGGAATTTTCAAAACCAATCCTATTACGAGGCAGGAATTTTTACATTATGTAGGAAGTCATGCAAAATTGGACTAA
- a CDS encoding ferritin, giving the protein MVSEKIATLINEQIAHEQYAAQYYLSMSAWFSAKDLDGIANYFRVQSKEELMHADKMFDYLNDVGGEIIIGEIPKPPHEFANAIDIFEKALEHEKKVTKSIFNIVKNANDEGDFATTSFLQWFINEQVEEEASASQLVTKIKMVSDNPSALYLFDQELGQRVFTPDATA; this is encoded by the coding sequence ATGGTTAGCGAGAAAATTGCAACATTAATTAACGAACAAATAGCTCACGAACAATACGCTGCACAATATTATCTGTCAATGTCTGCCTGGTTTTCAGCAAAGGATCTTGACGGAATTGCCAATTATTTCAGAGTGCAAAGCAAAGAAGAATTAATGCACGCAGATAAAATGTTTGATTATCTGAATGACGTGGGAGGTGAAATTATCATAGGAGAAATCCCAAAACCACCGCATGAATTTGCCAATGCAATAGATATTTTCGAAAAAGCTCTGGAACATGAAAAAAAGGTTACCAAAAGTATTTTCAATATTGTGAAAAATGCTAATGATGAGGGAGATTTTGCTACAACTTCTTTCCTGCAATGGTTCATCAACGAGCAGGTAGAAGAGGAAGCAAGCGCATCTCAATTGGTCACTAAAATCAAGATGGTAAGTGATAACCCTTCTGCTTTATATCTTTTTGATCAGGAATTGGGACAAAGAGTTTTTACTCCGGATGCTACGGCTTAA
- a CDS encoding T9SS type A sorting domain-containing protein: protein MKKLLFPLFLLLAGANVNAQQDFFALVGKDTPSIIFNDFRAIDATNGTSGEKIFTSDFSAKVFSQTRNGSVTEDKSSYNNSQAINMATLAYDFNNNLVYMPMFSSNIYVLNAKTKDITLVENTVARVTSCDINSHMTRMATGYDGNIYAINNAGTQFLQISKKRNQYVVNDLGIIKDDASNGKNSFTKIETGFGGDMIADADHNFYVFSAYGNVFKISTKELKAKFVGKISGIPENYSVNGSAVNAKGNVVIASAKGAPMYEVDLNTLQAKQIGGEQNLHIYDLASKYFANDKAVSNNVFANLDIYPTRVDEQFININVNDKTVKGNIKFNVFDLSGKNVMTQNLSVKEGSLNQQVYLKNLVTGAYLVSITDESGKILLNKKILVTE from the coding sequence ATGAAAAAACTTTTATTCCCTTTATTTTTGCTTTTAGCAGGAGCAAATGTAAACGCACAGCAAGACTTTTTTGCACTTGTGGGAAAGGATACGCCAAGTATTATTTTCAATGATTTTCGTGCAATTGATGCAACGAACGGTACTTCCGGAGAGAAAATTTTCACATCAGATTTTTCTGCAAAAGTTTTCTCACAGACAAGAAATGGTTCTGTAACTGAGGACAAGAGTTCATACAACAATTCTCAGGCAATTAATATGGCAACATTAGCCTATGATTTCAACAACAATTTGGTGTACATGCCGATGTTTTCTTCCAATATTTATGTTTTAAATGCAAAAACAAAAGACATTACCTTGGTTGAAAATACTGTTGCCAGAGTCACTTCGTGCGACATCAATTCTCACATGACAAGAATGGCAACAGGCTATGACGGAAATATTTATGCGATCAACAACGCCGGAACACAGTTTCTACAAATCAGCAAAAAAAGAAATCAATATGTTGTAAATGATCTTGGGATCATTAAAGACGATGCTTCAAACGGGAAAAATTCTTTTACAAAAATAGAAACAGGTTTTGGTGGAGACATGATTGCCGATGCAGACCATAATTTCTACGTTTTTTCTGCGTATGGAAATGTTTTTAAAATTTCAACTAAAGAATTAAAAGCGAAATTTGTAGGTAAAATTTCCGGTATTCCTGAAAATTATTCCGTTAACGGCTCTGCTGTGAATGCAAAAGGAAATGTAGTCATTGCAAGTGCAAAAGGTGCGCCTATGTATGAAGTTGATTTGAATACTTTACAGGCAAAACAAATTGGAGGCGAACAAAATTTGCATATTTATGATTTAGCAAGTAAATATTTCGCGAATGATAAGGCTGTTTCCAACAACGTTTTTGCTAATCTTGATATTTATCCAACAAGAGTTGATGAACAATTTATCAATATCAATGTTAACGATAAAACAGTAAAAGGAAATATTAAATTCAATGTTTTTGACTTATCAGGTAAAAACGTGATGACACAGAATTTATCTGTAAAAGAAGGCTCTTTGAATCAGCAGGTTTACCTTAAAAATCTGGTGACTGGAGCTTACCTGGTGAGCATTACCGATGAATCAGGAAAAATATTATTAAACAAGAAAATTCTGGTAACGGAATAA
- a CDS encoding DinB family protein — MDYQILKNIVEEELLRFEEIYEEDWSYKISPEKWSKKEVLGHLCDSALSNIRRFVITQYKENENIVYDQDFWVKAQNYQNIPTSDIINLWKFLNFQIVNVVENIPDEALTRTCDMTKTEPQIFTLEFIINDYIDHLRHHLKAI, encoded by the coding sequence ATGGATTATCAGATTCTTAAAAATATTGTTGAGGAAGAGCTTCTGAGATTTGAAGAAATCTACGAAGAAGACTGGTCATATAAAATTTCCCCCGAAAAGTGGTCTAAAAAAGAAGTTTTAGGTCACCTTTGTGATAGTGCTTTGTCCAATATCAGGAGGTTTGTGATCACTCAATATAAAGAAAATGAGAATATAGTCTATGATCAGGATTTTTGGGTAAAAGCTCAGAATTATCAGAATATTCCGACTTCTGATATCATTAATCTTTGGAAGTTTTTGAATTTTCAGATTGTGAATGTTGTGGAAAATATTCCTGATGAAGCTTTGACGAGAACCTGTGACATGACAAAAACCGAACCTCAGATTTTCACATTAGAATTTATTATCAATGATTATATTGATCATTTGCGACATCATTTAAAAGCTATTTAA
- a CDS encoding UvrD-helicase domain-containing protein: MQNSYTVINASAGSGKTYALVQRLLMICLRYPNQQQSIRNILALTFTNKAANEMKERILSWLGSFSADNFAENIDLKNIQKAFEEEGLKITIDELHHRAKKLLDYVLHNYSTLNIGTIDRFNSRLVRSFSYELGLAKNFNLEIEAEPFLIEAVDKMLDQIGEDEVISNSFMDYVDYSLENNERINLNKSLYDSAKEFVKDIHYEHLKNNKDFDNTNYENIKNTLRKEIVSNKKLAVELATKSIELFQSRNIDIEDFAQGKNGIGRFFTKVLDFYNQKRPGFPFPTTAEESVVNNYRKGAATKSKHKESEIFEILDQLLEYRMQLILLYIETQKKEKILSALLPLKVNKDIQDELKKIEDENDLVLLSKFNILINESLRNEPSAFIYEKVGSQFQHYFFDEFQDTSELQWQNFVPLRDHSISTENTSFTLVGDPKQSIYRFRGGESKLMLDIINKKEISPKQAELLILKDNWRSAKNIVKFNNDLYKFHSDILEEEHKNIFGTDAEQNPKSGIEGRVKVNLIENLTNEDFYNDTSERMRKDIQEILDNGFKFSDITILCRGNFDIFSYSQKLGTLKVNYKGVETNIKTISEKGLTLELSNTLKAVIEFLKWEVNPKNKPNLIMMMYYLNKLGRIHMTDFTLEMKEILDIESYEEILSCIQQKYALKLKQDNFPKFNLYNFVEYYVNEFSVENKETDFLLNFLEMLFNFTQNAGASTKEFLKYWDEEASTYTIQASENIDAVQIMTIHKAKGLEFPIVFIPMINKNRDAEFTNWFETTQDAVLKSVNINQFNKSLEVYDEEIEKFNKQNSYKNFVDRLCLQYVATTRPVEQLFFYIQKANKTSNNLELLEFLQSKNTENLDEFDLYEVHPEMLKKYSKNKTSSFKTKDIRNLKNINEKSTSIKIATPSKNYQVRNEKVRIGLFVHELLSQINTAKDIGKVLECYVLEGQITIEERDEIQQNLEQIIETYSEVFDEKWEVINEKDIMISENGESRVYRPDRILKSNEGYIIVDFKTGEESIKNEKQIENYKNILENLGRKVLKTQLIYL; this comes from the coding sequence ATGCAAAATTCTTATACAGTTATCAACGCTTCAGCAGGCTCGGGGAAGACTTATGCCCTCGTTCAGCGTCTCTTGATGATCTGTCTTCGATATCCTAATCAACAGCAGTCGATCAGGAATATTTTGGCATTGACTTTTACCAACAAAGCTGCCAATGAAATGAAGGAAAGAATATTGTCCTGGCTGGGGAGTTTTTCCGCGGATAATTTCGCTGAAAATATAGATTTAAAGAATATTCAAAAGGCATTTGAGGAAGAAGGTTTAAAAATTACCATTGACGAATTGCATCACCGTGCAAAAAAACTGCTCGATTATGTTCTTCATAATTATTCTACTTTAAATATTGGAACGATTGACCGCTTCAATTCCCGTCTTGTAAGAAGTTTTTCTTATGAATTAGGTTTGGCGAAAAATTTCAACCTTGAAATAGAAGCAGAGCCATTTTTAATTGAAGCAGTTGATAAAATGCTCGACCAAATCGGGGAAGATGAAGTGATTTCCAATTCTTTTATGGATTATGTGGATTACAGCCTTGAGAATAATGAAAGGATTAATTTAAATAAAAGTCTTTATGACTCTGCAAAAGAATTTGTAAAAGATATTCATTATGAGCATCTTAAAAACAATAAAGACTTCGACAATACGAATTACGAAAACATAAAAAATACACTTCGAAAAGAGATTGTATCTAACAAAAAGCTAGCTGTCGAACTTGCTACAAAGTCCATTGAATTATTTCAATCAAGAAATATTGATATTGAAGATTTTGCACAGGGAAAAAACGGGATTGGTAGATTCTTTACTAAAGTATTAGATTTTTACAATCAAAAAAGACCAGGATTTCCTTTTCCTACCACAGCAGAAGAATCCGTAGTAAATAATTATAGAAAAGGTGCTGCTACGAAATCAAAACATAAGGAATCTGAAATTTTTGAAATCCTTGATCAATTGCTGGAATACAGAATGCAGCTGATTCTTTTATACATCGAAACACAGAAAAAAGAGAAAATTTTATCAGCTCTTCTTCCTTTAAAAGTTAATAAAGATATTCAGGATGAATTAAAAAAAATTGAAGATGAAAATGATTTGGTTTTACTTTCAAAATTCAATATTCTCATCAACGAAAGTCTGCGGAACGAACCGTCTGCATTTATTTATGAAAAAGTCGGCTCACAATTTCAGCATTATTTTTTCGATGAGTTTCAGGATACGTCCGAGCTTCAGTGGCAGAATTTCGTCCCGTTGAGAGACCATTCTATTTCTACTGAAAACACTTCATTCACACTGGTTGGTGACCCGAAACAAAGTATTTATCGTTTCCGTGGCGGTGAAAGTAAACTAATGCTGGACATTATCAATAAAAAAGAAATTTCACCAAAACAAGCTGAACTTCTTATTTTAAAAGACAACTGGCGAAGTGCAAAAAATATTGTGAAATTCAATAATGACCTTTATAAATTTCACTCTGATATTTTAGAAGAAGAACATAAAAACATTTTCGGGACGGATGCCGAACAAAATCCGAAATCAGGTATTGAAGGGCGCGTAAAGGTGAATCTTATAGAAAACTTAACCAATGAGGATTTCTACAATGATACTTCTGAAAGAATGCGGAAAGATATTCAGGAAATTCTGGATAATGGTTTTAAATTTTCAGACATTACAATTCTTTGCCGTGGAAATTTTGACATTTTCAGTTATTCTCAGAAATTAGGAACCCTGAAAGTGAATTACAAAGGGGTAGAAACTAATATTAAAACCATTTCAGAAAAAGGCCTTACGCTGGAATTATCAAATACGTTGAAAGCTGTTATTGAATTCTTGAAATGGGAAGTCAACCCGAAGAATAAGCCTAATTTAATCATGATGATGTATTATCTGAATAAATTGGGGAGGATTCACATGACAGACTTCACCCTGGAAATGAAAGAAATTCTGGATATTGAATCTTATGAAGAAATTCTTTCATGTATTCAGCAGAAATATGCGCTGAAATTAAAGCAGGATAATTTTCCGAAATTTAATTTATACAACTTTGTAGAATATTACGTCAATGAATTTTCGGTTGAAAACAAAGAAACGGATTTCCTTCTAAACTTCCTGGAAATGCTTTTTAATTTTACACAAAATGCCGGTGCAAGTACGAAAGAATTTTTGAAATATTGGGATGAAGAAGCATCAACATATACCATTCAAGCTTCTGAAAACATTGATGCAGTGCAGATTATGACAATCCACAAGGCAAAAGGCCTGGAATTTCCGATTGTTTTTATTCCGATGATAAATAAAAACCGGGACGCAGAATTTACGAATTGGTTTGAAACGACTCAGGATGCGGTTTTAAAATCAGTTAATATTAATCAATTCAATAAAAGTCTTGAAGTTTACGACGAAGAAATTGAAAAATTCAACAAACAAAATTCTTATAAAAACTTTGTTGATCGGCTTTGCCTTCAATATGTTGCAACAACAAGACCTGTAGAACAGTTGTTTTTTTATATCCAAAAAGCTAACAAAACGTCTAATAATCTTGAGCTGCTGGAGTTTCTGCAATCTAAAAACACGGAAAATCTTGACGAGTTTGATTTGTATGAAGTTCATCCTGAAATGCTGAAAAAATATTCAAAAAATAAAACTTCATCTTTTAAAACAAAAGATATTCGTAATCTGAAAAATATTAATGAAAAAAGCACTTCCATAAAAATTGCTACTCCGTCGAAAAATTATCAGGTTCGGAATGAAAAGGTAAGAATCGGACTTTTCGTTCATGAATTATTATCGCAAATCAATACCGCAAAAGATATAGGGAAAGTACTTGAATGCTATGTTCTGGAAGGACAGATCACCATAGAAGAAAGAGATGAAATTCAACAAAATCTGGAGCAAATCATCGAAACGTACAGCGAAGTTTTTGATGAAAAATGGGAAGTAATCAATGAAAAAGATATTATGATTTCTGAAAATGGAGAAAGCCGGGTTTATCGCCCCGACCGGATTCTGAAAAGTAATGAGGGTTATATTATTGTCGATTTTAAAACAGGTGAAGAAAGCATAAAAAACGAAAAACAAATTGAAAATTATAAGAATATTTTAGAAAATCTGGGAAGAAAAGTATTGAAAACACAGCTTATCTATTTATAA
- a CDS encoding 4-alpha-glucanotransferase, whose translation MKLYFNVGYSAKAGEKLLLVIDGEGAVLQSHIMFYAENGLWKCEVDYFSKSISYKYQLVDDRGNILREEFVSHHLNFPHNYKEFMIFDEWNNKNFPENYLNNKILYNKLNQFSPEKVSVLKKHTHLFRIEAPIYNPNWKIVVIGSTASLGNWDYDKAIHLSQTEIGIWEASVEIPENEYIQFKYCLYDKEKGKVIDVETGENRFTVPNQMKDVLHVVSNHYFKFKLYQLYHDAGVAVPIFSLRTEDGFGVGEFSDMKKLADWAQETNLGIIQILPINDTTANYSWTDSYPYAAVSIYALHPKYISLENLDFELPKDLVEEYKSEKAALNVLELIDYEKVISSKWKYLKAVFNASKDQIYKDRSFKKFIKDNESWLIPYAAFCVLRDKYKTPNFNEWKTHKKYIAGKISQFFTAKSKDYDASMLHAWVQFQLHKQLKDAIDYTHSLGVSVKGDLPIGIYRHSVEAWTEPELFGMDFQAGAPPDHFTELGQNWEFPTYNWDAMKADDFKWWKNRFKALEQYFDAMRIDHILGFFRIWRMPISATQGILGYFYPAVPITLEEFNAWHIPFNFDRYCKPFINEQILWNYFGEDKEKALEFIDSNEDGMYSFKEEFNTQRKLSDFFKKNPRGTIEEQLISLCANVLFLIEEKDGQIVYHPRFNIYNTDSYKYLSDWEKKSIYDLYHDYFFRRQDYLWYQKAMEKLPVMLNATKMLICGEDLGMVPDCVPAVMDELAIVALKVQRMPSDDIPFYNPKNAGYLNVVTASSHDSSTLRQWWKEDPALTQKYFNQQLVQYGKSPEEMDSHISGIIMKQHLYSDAMLAIFPIQEFLATDEELMNPEMDNERINDPSVFPHYWRYRMHLTLEKLKGQEDFNQKIANWVKDSGRM comes from the coding sequence ATGAAGCTTTATTTTAATGTAGGTTACAGTGCAAAAGCAGGAGAGAAGTTGTTGCTGGTTATCGATGGAGAAGGAGCTGTATTACAAAGCCATATCATGTTTTATGCAGAAAATGGCTTGTGGAAATGTGAGGTAGATTATTTTTCAAAATCTATTTCTTATAAGTATCAGCTTGTGGACGACAGGGGAAATATTCTGCGCGAAGAATTTGTTTCACATCACCTCAATTTTCCTCACAACTATAAGGAATTCATGATTTTTGATGAATGGAACAATAAAAATTTTCCTGAAAATTACTTAAATAACAAAATTCTTTACAATAAGCTGAACCAGTTTTCTCCTGAAAAAGTTTCAGTGTTGAAAAAACACACCCATTTATTCAGAATTGAAGCGCCGATTTACAACCCGAACTGGAAGATTGTAGTAATCGGGAGTACGGCTTCGTTGGGAAATTGGGATTATGACAAAGCAATTCATCTGTCACAAACGGAAATCGGAATTTGGGAGGCATCTGTTGAAATTCCTGAAAATGAATATATTCAGTTTAAATATTGTCTTTATGACAAGGAAAAAGGCAAAGTCATTGATGTGGAAACGGGTGAAAACAGATTCACTGTCCCGAATCAGATGAAGGATGTTTTACATGTAGTTTCGAATCATTATTTTAAATTCAAGCTGTATCAGCTGTATCACGATGCAGGAGTTGCAGTTCCGATTTTTTCATTACGAACTGAAGACGGTTTCGGGGTAGGGGAATTTTCTGATATGAAAAAACTGGCGGATTGGGCTCAGGAAACTAATCTTGGAATTATCCAGATTTTACCGATCAATGATACGACAGCGAATTATAGCTGGACGGATTCTTATCCTTATGCTGCCGTTTCCATTTATGCCCTGCATCCTAAGTATATTTCTCTGGAAAACCTTGATTTTGAATTACCGAAAGATTTAGTTGAAGAATATAAAAGTGAAAAAGCAGCATTAAATGTTTTAGAGCTTATCGATTATGAGAAAGTAATTTCCTCAAAATGGAAGTATTTGAAAGCTGTTTTTAATGCGAGTAAAGACCAGATTTATAAAGATAGAAGTTTCAAAAAATTCATAAAAGACAATGAGTCCTGGCTGATTCCTTACGCTGCATTCTGCGTGTTGAGGGACAAATACAAAACACCGAATTTCAATGAATGGAAAACGCACAAAAAATATATTGCAGGCAAAATTTCGCAATTTTTTACTGCGAAAAGTAAAGATTACGATGCCTCAATGCTCCACGCCTGGGTTCAGTTCCAGCTTCATAAGCAATTGAAGGATGCGATAGATTATACCCATAGTTTGGGAGTTTCTGTAAAAGGAGACTTGCCAATCGGTATTTACAGACATTCGGTGGAAGCATGGACGGAACCTGAACTATTCGGGATGGATTTCCAGGCAGGAGCACCTCCGGATCACTTTACGGAACTTGGTCAAAACTGGGAATTCCCGACTTATAATTGGGATGCCATGAAGGCAGATGATTTCAAATGGTGGAAAAACAGATTTAAAGCATTAGAACAGTATTTTGATGCTATGAGAATTGATCATATTTTAGGCTTTTTCAGAATCTGGAGGATGCCTATTTCCGCTACACAAGGGATTTTGGGTTACTTTTATCCTGCCGTTCCCATTACTTTGGAGGAATTTAATGCATGGCATATTCCGTTTAATTTTGACAGGTATTGCAAGCCTTTTATCAATGAGCAGATCCTTTGGAATTATTTTGGAGAAGATAAAGAAAAGGCTCTTGAGTTTATTGATAGTAATGAAGATGGAATGTATTCATTTAAAGAAGAATTTAATACTCAGAGAAAACTATCTGATTTCTTTAAAAAGAATCCTCGCGGTACGATTGAAGAACAATTGATTTCCCTTTGTGCGAACGTTTTATTTTTAATTGAAGAGAAAGACGGGCAGATAGTTTATCATCCTAGATTTAATATTTATAATACAGATTCGTATAAATATTTGTCGGATTGGGAAAAGAAATCCATCTATGACCTTTACCATGACTATTTCTTTAGGAGACAGGACTATCTTTGGTATCAAAAAGCAATGGAAAAACTTCCGGTAATGCTCAATGCAACGAAAATGCTGATTTGTGGTGAAGATTTGGGTATGGTTCCGGATTGTGTGCCGGCGGTGATGGATGAATTGGCGATTGTTGCTTTAAAAGTTCAAAGAATGCCTTCTGATGACATTCCTTTTTATAATCCTAAAAACGCAGGTTATCTTAACGTAGTTACGGCTTCTTCACATGACAGTTCCACATTGAGGCAATGGTGGAAAGAAGATCCGGCCTTAACGCAGAAATATTTTAACCAACAATTAGTTCAATACGGAAAATCTCCTGAGGAAATGGATTCTCATATTTCAGGAATTATTATGAAACAGCATCTTTACAGCGATGCGATGCTCGCGATTTTCCCCATTCAGGAGTTTTTGGCTACCGATGAGGAGCTTATGAATCCTGAAATGGACAATGAAAGAATTAATGATCCTTCTGTTTTTCCTCATTATTGGCGATATAGAATGCATTTGACATTAGAAAAGCTAAAAGGACAGGAAGATTTTAATCAAAAGATAGCAAATTGGGTAAAAGATAGCGGGCGAATGTAA